A single Nycticebus coucang isolate mNycCou1 chromosome 16, mNycCou1.pri, whole genome shotgun sequence DNA region contains:
- the CPOX gene encoding oxygen-dependent coproporphyrinogen-III oxidase, mitochondrial produces MALHLGRLIAAPCWRAARGSCGGQRAWFQRCAARRLCRPPGTAGTEQSRGLGHGPAARGGHWLGTGLAAALAGLAGLAAAAFGHMQRAEMVAKSSGKRSLSQAKPEEEDELTRRCSFFMAAPVTDLRELRRRPGDMKTMMELLILETQAQVCQALAQVDGEASFAVDRWERKEGGGGISCVLQDGRVFEKAGVSISVVHGNLSEEAAKQMRSRGKILKTKDGKLPFYAMGVSSVIHPKNPHAPTVHFNYRYFEVEEADGNKQWWFGGGCDLTPTYLNQEDAVHFHRTLKEACDQHGPDLYPKFKKWCDDYFLIAHRGERRGIGGIFFDDLDSPSKEEVFRFVQSCAQAIVPSYIPLVKKHCDDSFTPQEKLWQQLRRGRYVEFNLLYDRGTKFGLFTPGSRIESILMSLPLTARWEYMHSPSENSKEAEILEVLRHPRDWVH; encoded by the exons ATGGCTTTGCACCTGGGCAGGCTGATTGCAGCCCCGTGCTGGCGCGCGGCAAGGGGCAGCTGCGGAGGGCAGCGTGCGTGGTTCCAGCGCTGCGCGGCCAGGCGCCTCTGCCGGCCACCTGGCACGGCTGGCACCGAGCAGAGCCGCGGGCTGGGGCACGGCCCGGCGGCGAGAGGCGGCCACTGGCTGGGCACCGGGCTGGCCGCAGCGCTGGCTGGGTTGGCCGGGCTGGCCGCCGCCGCCTTCGGGCACATGCAGCGGGCGGAGATGGTGGCCAAGAGCTCCGGAAAGCGAAGTCTTTCGCAGGCAAAACCCGAGGAGGAGGACGAGCTGACCCGCCGCTGCAGCTTCTTCATGGCAGCGCCAGTGACTGATCTGCGAGAGCTGCGAAGGAGGCCGGGTGACATGAAGACCATGATGGAGCTGCTGATCCTGGAGACCCAGGCGCAGGTGTGCCAGGCGCTGGCACAGGTCGATGGGGAGGCCAGCTTCGCTGTGGACCggtgggagaggaaggaag GAGGTGGTGGCATCAGCTGTGTACTTCAAGATGGACGTGTTTTTGAAAAGGCTGGGGTGAGCATTTCTGTCGTTCATGGAAATCTTTCTGAGGAAGCAGCAAAACAAATGAGAAGCAGAGGAAAAATTCTGAAGACTAAAGATG GTAAATTGCCATTTTATGCCATGGGCGTGAGCTCCGTTATCCACCCCAAGAATCCTCACGCTCCTACTGTCCATTTCAACTACAGATACTTTGAAGTAGAAGAAGCCGATG GTAACAAGCAGTGGTGGTTTGGTGGTGGATGTGACCTCACTCCAACTTACTTGAACCAAGAGGACGCTGTCCATTTTCACAGAACTCTAAAGGAGGCTTGTGATCAGCATGGTCCAGATCTCTaccccaaatttaaaaaatg GTGTGATGACTACTTCCTTATAGCCCATCGTGGAGAGCGCAGGGGCATTGGTGGTATCTTTTTTGATGATCTGGACTCTCCCTCCAAGGAGGAGGTGTTTCGCTTTGTGCAGAGCTGTGCCCAGGCCATAGTTCCTTCTTATATTCCCCTGGTGAAAAAGCACTGTGATGACTCATTCACCCCCCAGGAGAAGCTGTGGCAGCAGCTCAGAAGAGGACG GTACGTAGAATTTAATCTGCTGTATGATCGGGGGACAAAGTTTGGCCTCTTCACCCCAGGATCCAGGATTGAAAGCATCTTGATGTCTTTACCGCTAACTGCCCG ATGGGAGTACATGCATTCACCCTCAGAGAATTCTAAAGAAGCTGAAATTCTGGAAGTTCTGCGCCATCCAAGGGACTGGGTGCACTGA